The following are encoded together in the Deinococcus soli (ex Cha et al. 2016) genome:
- a CDS encoding ABC transporter substrate-binding protein has protein sequence MKKLLLTLALVGPAASAAQAQTIIEFWHSFGDAKRSGWIQARADAFNKANPGVKVVPSYKGSYNDSLQATILAARQGKAPALVQIFEVGSQLALDSGAFQPVSSVKNVDFSDYIKPVINYYTIGGKVNSLPFNSSSPVLYFNQELLKKAGLDPKAPPTTFGALMKACQKIEAAKLDAKCFGMSLNGWFVEQWMAQQGQTLLNNGNGRQGRATSTTLDSKAAQNIFSFFKTMQDRGYYTYTGKLEDWDGSDAIFTNQKAAFHITSTADIGNIRDAAKKNGFTVGVGALPIPDGSKRNGVVIGGASLWISRGVSKAQAEGALDFALFMTNTQNMAEWHKLTGYYPVRQSSIDLLRKQGWFSQTPLQLVAFNQLTRTVPSPATAGGLNGAAIQTRRIIEEGLQKVLGGQGVDAALKDTKARADAALGEYNANFR, from the coding sequence GTGAAGAAACTCCTGCTGACACTGGCCCTGGTCGGGCCCGCCGCCTCCGCCGCCCAGGCCCAGACCATCATCGAGTTCTGGCATTCCTTCGGGGACGCCAAACGCAGCGGCTGGATCCAGGCGCGCGCCGACGCGTTCAACAAGGCCAACCCCGGCGTGAAGGTCGTGCCCAGCTACAAGGGCAGCTACAACGACAGCCTCCAGGCGACCATCCTGGCCGCGCGGCAGGGCAAGGCCCCCGCCCTCGTGCAGATCTTCGAGGTGGGCAGTCAGCTCGCGCTGGACAGCGGCGCGTTCCAGCCTGTCAGCAGCGTGAAGAACGTGGACTTCAGCGACTACATCAAGCCGGTCATCAACTACTACACGATCGGCGGGAAGGTGAACAGCCTGCCGTTCAACTCCAGCAGCCCGGTCCTGTACTTCAACCAGGAGCTGCTGAAGAAAGCGGGCCTGGACCCCAAGGCGCCGCCCACCACCTTCGGCGCGCTGATGAAAGCCTGCCAGAAGATCGAGGCCGCGAAACTGGACGCCAAGTGCTTCGGCATGAGCCTGAACGGCTGGTTCGTCGAGCAGTGGATGGCGCAGCAGGGCCAGACCCTCCTGAACAACGGCAACGGCCGCCAGGGCCGCGCCACGAGCACCACCCTGGACAGCAAAGCCGCGCAGAACATCTTCAGCTTCTTCAAGACCATGCAGGACCGCGGCTACTACACCTACACCGGCAAACTGGAAGACTGGGACGGCAGCGACGCCATCTTCACGAACCAGAAGGCCGCGTTCCACATCACGTCCACCGCCGACATCGGCAACATCCGCGACGCCGCGAAGAAGAACGGCTTCACGGTCGGCGTGGGCGCGCTGCCCATCCCGGACGGCAGCAAACGCAACGGCGTCGTGATCGGCGGGGCCAGCCTGTGGATCAGCCGGGGCGTCAGCAAGGCCCAGGCCGAGGGCGCGCTGGACTTCGCGCTGTTCATGACGAACACGCAGAACATGGCCGAGTGGCACAAACTCACCGGGTACTACCCCGTGCGCCAGAGCAGCATCGACCTGCTGCGCAAACAGGGCTGGTTCAGCCAGACGCCGCTGCAACTCGTGGCGTTCAACCAGCTGACCCGCACCGTGCCCAGCCCTGCCACGGCCGGCGGCCTGAACGGCGCGGCCATCCAGACCCGCCGCATCATCGAAGAAGGCCTCCAGAAGGTGCTGGGCGGCCAGGGCGTGGACGCCGCGCTGAAGGACACCAAGGCCCGCGCCGACGCCGCGCTGGGCGAGTACAACGCGAACTTCAGATAA